The Apium graveolens cultivar Ventura chromosome 10, ASM990537v1, whole genome shotgun sequence nucleotide sequence ccgtgcccattaattattctttactgctgcatgtctgacagatgtccaacggttacttttctaccgcgtataagtaaaagagagagaagattgtaaaatcttttatttactttcccactttatctctcttttcttttcttttattctatctcatctcctgacgttttttttcatacagacattttgtcaaacaccttacaagcaaacttatttctcaatttttctcatggcacctaaggatttgattatagacggagccaagtttgttcccaacaactatgctgcaatcttaaaccatgatgaagctccatctgatttgcactttgtgcaagatcttctagcacacagtgagattgggtatgcattaacccagcctcaACTCATTTCCAGTCaataagttctgacgttctggcgaactgggcagtttgataatggtggtgctactggtactccaagcatcattttcgaagtaaatgatgttgagcatgtggtaactcctggagcagtttgtaaagctctacacttaccagaaggctgtgttttctcaacaccggaggaacccgttctacagcagctcatggccaatttggggtatgagaagagtttggccaagcttggacagttgaaaagagcacatattagaaaggaatggagttttttcttcgactgcatcactaaagcattcggcaagaagtgttccaactttgatgccattcctattatgagtcagcacatcgggtatgctattattcaccaaactcattttgattttgcaagtgctgtgctaggctttataggggataggatgatagaggataggaatgtagtgtacttcgctagattctgtcagcttatatatactttatGCTATGCTAATGAACCTCAACCaaccagttctttatttccaccctttaaacttgcaaaacgggcgtttaatgatttggtaaatgcttgaaagagatgtgtcctaagtccaatcatgtatgatgatttaggaataacttttatgtaatctgttttgatttcattgatattaataaaagatttgttttggttttattgcgggctttatctatttaagtgtttaaataagatataccatagttcagagtaaaactttttatggattatgatgagatcaaaataatgagacctaaaaagatgataactctgaacttaaatatttcctggtcgtaggattactaactggtaattagtaatccgcaaagatcggtacatactatgcttgcttcattatgaaggatgtctgttctcatagacatttgtgtggtgacactatagctagtatgtaggtgcttattatagaataagttcactgaaaatgactcacacagatgaacaactgatggagtttactcacgtgtcagcagatgttaacatagtaatagttgtacaagtatccttagacttgaggtcatcatagtcatcttgtgtacaatgaactatactttggtttagttcttagtctccagggacaataataagggctctactgggtgtaggaatttgtacacgaagatagtgtatgatcaataaaggatctaccccttccagtaaaaggaagagaatgttcaatgatgatccacttatgctagttcaggaatctctggccagagtgaatgaaattagaaaggagtttctaattcacattaatgagaactaagcatagtgaatgtgaaagcatatgattaaataagataggtttgacacgagttccatgccttgtatttaatcatgacattgcagggtagaagtatttaattgtacggtaactattcagtgaataggttcttggtattctaagcagtgaattcgtattattcggatagtcgcgatatgctgagaagtatccctcacgatgtagaataaatatgattaatttattaattaatcatatttaataaattagagaatttatataaataataataaaatagttttattattatttatttctactaccggcttaatattgaacctacagggtcacaccataaaagagaatgatttaatggtggagaaattaattaataatggctggtaattatttatttgtgaaataaataattaattagcaaatttaataattgattaaatgagatttaattaattataaaattaattaagaaaagttcttaatattattaattaagaatttaattttggaaattaaattaagtgagagaattaattttttaaagtgtttagaaaagggattaatgattaaagggtgttttaattattagttaattggttaataagaataatcaattaaagggttaataataataatattttatggaaaaattttcagctgaaaattttgcctataaatatactattataaaccctatttgcctcaaccaaaaaaataaaaaccctaattctaaagtaggaaagagagggagacaactaattctctcaacctcttcctcctcgattacattgatctcttggtggataccggtggagtgcttcacactagAGGAGCAGctccaattaatccatcaacaacaccaattactGATGCTACTGAAACTctagaattgtctacaacaccttctctgcatctagacattgaagatcagactataggtgagcatcataatatggctgttgatcagaacttggaagcagatcagcacttagaggatgatgttgaaggctcaattgcttctcatactgttcttttgtCAGAAGATACTAactctataagttctgatgctgcaaatgctgattcTACtagtgatgctgctataaatgaagatgctactgcagctggtccatcaggacatgcacctcaacaaactgttcacaaaagtgagatagtcaagaagtttgttacatgggaagcaccagtaccttggactgaaactcctagaggacaggagtggactaagaagtggaacacagttacctttgttccatctgaaaaaattcttgctgaacacttggcaaaagctgatgagatgctaattaatgatgatttcaagacacagctaagagttactgcacttactacaaggcaccttcaaggtcaacagtctATCACTCAAGACAAGTTGAACAGGGTTCAAGAACTCTTAATGCAGCAAGATAcacttgtcaagctggacaagaaaaacattttcaaacctacctttgacagagttgctgacattgagaagacccaagagaagcaacaatctcaaattgatgaaattttgaaaaatcaagcttctcagcaatctcaactcgatgaaatccaatcctcagtggaattgcttttctctcttctttttcctgctgatgccaaaaaggtggataaggtaattaagtccaaatgcaaaactgtaaagacactgaaggggaaggatgatgaaaaagatgaccagggaaactctagaatgggtggaggtcatagtcaaggtagaggtctctcatcaagaagagctgaagctacaagtcatagaacaagttctgatactggaaaaagaattacttctgatactagtaaaagaATAAGTCTTGATGAACTTTTGgattttgatgaagaaatttcaagacagttatttctgaaagaaaatccagggatggactttgagtgtctgatggaagaagaagctagacttaagtcagaaaaagtcaattctaaatctgaagcttccgttggtaaaaagaaacttcctaaggccaaaggcattgtgataagagaaaggaaaaatcTTGAGGCAACCAAGgataaatcacaattgcagatagatttaaggtccaaaggcaaagaaaaagttggtgaacctataaaggtttatgtgcctcctgtggatgaagaaattactgttgaaaatgctgatcttactctaacttcaagaaagatttctaagacaacctctgacatggctcaagttgttcagagtcaagatttagttaattctgatattacaaaaaagcaagtaacctctgacatagctcaagttgacttgatatcagaagataaagcaaaggaaacctctaacattgctcatgttgAATCCTCAgagttactcctaccaggtttcaccaaagccaaacagactcaacctttgaagactgctgcaagtggttttgaagcaagagtggttactagaaaggaagcaagagataaatctggattgggtagtgctgatgaaagaagagtacaaaacacaaccaatgatccaacttccttaagtgaaccaggtgttagAGAAACTCCTGgaagattgaatcaactagaatctgtacagatggtttaccatacctacttgaaagaacacatcatgacagatggtagggtttaccatataagggaaaatgttattccactgaagtattttgaagaactggaacatgttttatttttacttcaagtgaatgacagaataatagaaagtgctgcaaactatttgaagaatcaaattcagagacagaaaatgctttattctgtaaagtctgacagcacatatcttccaaagtacagagatcacaagggtgatattgttgagatgaagcctaactctgctaagattataactacctttctgggttataaggctgtagaattcaatcttgagtctgacaaggcatatttgatcagactggatcaggacataaggaaagctagaattaatgatctcagggctgctatcttccaaactggtgaagattctacagagcttaaagatgctaaaaggaggatgattgatgaactcagatatgctgagagatgtttgttaaagaactatctcagaacaactcctgacatcagagagatcagaaagtgaagccaagtcaagatctacaactgctcaaattctgatatgtatacagattgaagttgttatcagaagttaaagttggtaaagctttaaggactgcaagttgtagttatctagtccatttctcatgcatttgtacttaatgtttttgaaatcatcaaatatctgttaaaattgtatattatgctaatttaaaggttgggggagattgttagatatatttgataatgtcatgactaatatgatttatgtttagtttttcagatcttatttaaacaggataaatcagtacttaactgaaatcagcacttatactgaagtccgaacttaagtcatcagtacttaagtttcaggagatatttatcaggagataatatcagtaCTTAAAGGAAACGTTTAGATAAGGGAGGCAGCTGATTGAAgaaaaagaagatcaagacaaacgtaagaagagatatgcatgaagaaggaattctatgaagaatgaaatacttggaagaaaagatatctgattaatatattttaggaagcagaattatattccatattaattagcgattatcttttaactgtgtagtatataaatacagacatagggtttacactataagtgttatcattatcgagaatattatttattgtaaccttagcagctctcgtgatattttttcatcactgagaaaggatagttccatattgtaacagagtttattgctttgaataaagtatgttttctgttacttgtgttattagaattcgatttgattgtgctatacactgtattcaacccccttctacagtgtgtgtgacctaacatataaaTTGGGTGTGTGTATGTGTGAGATTGGGTGTATGTGATATAGagttattggattattgagttaatatatgttacacatgattgaaggattgcatgacgacccagattcctgaccccggatttgggggtgttacacctcCAATTCTTTTTCCACAAAGGTTGAAAAAGTGCAAGTTAGAGTAGCAGTATGAAAAGTTTTTGAACATGTTTGTTGAGATTCATATTAGCATTCCGTTTGCTGATGTATTGGCTCGAATGCCCCTTTATGCAAAATTTATGAAGGAGGTATTGTCCAATAGGAAGAAGTTTGAGAAAGTAAAAACTATCACTCTTAATGAAGAATGTAGTTCTATCACTCAACGCACAATTCCTTCTAAACTGAAGGACCCTGGGAGTTTTTCTTTACCATGCACCATTGGTGAAGTCAGAATTAAAAAAGCCGTGTGTGATCTTGGAGCTAGTGTGAGTTTAATGCCACACTCTATTTATAAAAGACTTGGTTTGTGAGAGTTAAAGAAGACACGAATTCACTGCAACTTGTGGATAAATCAATAAAGTATCCACTAGGTGTACTTGAAGATGTTTTGATAAAGGTGGATAAATTTGTTATTCCGTATGATTTTGTTATGTTGGAGATGACTGAGGATGTTGATATTCTAATTAttttgggaagaccattcttgaaaACCGCGGGAATCAATACTGATGTGAAAGCTGGTAAGCTTACATTGAATATGGGAGaagaaaattttaattttgatcTTAATCAAGCTAAGAAAGGGTTATCAGTTGAAACCGAGTGCTATGGCATGGATATTAGGGAAGAATTTGTGAAAGAAGTCAATGATCATGCTCGTGGGGTGGAAGCTAAAATTAACGAAAACTTTTCTCTTGTACATGAATTTCAAGGTGTGAACAAAGTGGATATTACAGTTGGACCATTATAGATTGTTTCGAGATATCCACCATAAAATAAAAGAATCACAGGCGTTGAGCTAACGACGTTAAACAAGCGCctcttgggaggcaacccatgaatgTTGTAAATAAATATATGTTCATATATTATTAGTGTGTGAGTGAGTTTAATATTGAATGATACTTCCACCAGCATGACAATTGTGTATTTTTTGTTATTACAGGACTTGAGCTTGGAATTTTAACATTTGATAATTTTTGGAAATTGAGCATGACCACGCTATTTCTCAGCATACTCATGCACATCACTAACTGCTTGCTTTTGGAAAACTAGCATGTGCATGCCACCTACTAGCACGCCCAAGATCATCACGCCATCTATGTCTGCAAATATTTTATAATTTGGCATGTTTATGGCGATAAATGCGTGATCATGCAACCGTGTAGCACCTCCATGCCAAATACTAGCATGTTTCTGCGGATCACATTGTCTCAGCCTATATCGACTGATTTTTTTAATACGATAGCATGTTGATCACGCACCACTGTACCACCCTCATGCAGTTCATATAGCATGCTCAAGCTCCTCACAGTTGCAGCGACTGGAAGTTTTTAAGGATTTGGCATGTTCATGCCAATATCCGCATGATCACACAATAGCGCAACACTCTCATGCCACCTACCAGTGTGTTATCTTCAGGTATCAAATGACTACAATTTTTATGATCATGCCAATTACTGAGCGTGTTCATGCACCTATCCAGCACTTCCATGCAAGCACCTGCATGTTAATGCCCCAGCTTAGCATCATCATGTGGAAAAATTGCATGTTCATGCTCTTCCGTCCTTGTCATGACTGCAAGTTTTTGGACATTCCATATATTTATGCCACCTACTAGCATATTCTTTCTCCTCCATTGCATGCTCAAGCTATTCATGTTTTTTTTGGCTTGTTGATTCTTATGGAAATTTAGTATGATCATTCCATAACACGCTACACCTGCTGGGATATTGGCATGCTCACGCAGAATTTTCATGATCATGTCATTCTGCTGTTTAACAAAT carries:
- the LOC141690544 gene encoding uncharacterized protein LOC141690544 — encoded protein: MFVEIHISIPFADVLARMPLYAKFMKEVLSNRKKFEKVKTITLNEECSSITQRTIPSKLKDPGSFSLPCTIGEVRIKKAVCDLGASVDKFVIPYDFVMLEMTEDVDILIILGRPFLKTAGINTDVKAGKLTLNMGEENFNFDLNQAKKGLSVETECYGMDIREEFVKEVNDHARGVEAKINENFSLVHEFQGVNKVDITVGPL